The Rubricoccus marinus nucleotide sequence GGCTCCAGGTCCACGTCCACGATGAGCTCGCCCAGAAACACGAACGAGCCGTGCGAGCGCGTGAGGAGGTTCGTGTTTTTGCCAATCCACCCGATGCCGGCGCGTTGCGCCCACGCTTTGTCCATGACGGGTGCGGAGTCCACGAACGCGCGCCCGCCCGCGCCGCCAGAGGCCGTGTCCAACCAGTCGAAGAGCTCGGCCAGCTTCTCCTTCAGCACGTCGTGGTAGTCGTCGCCCCACGCGTAGCGGCTGACTTTGCCGACGCCTCTGGCGAGAGCGTCGGCGTCCGCCAGCGGCTCGGGGGCGTGTGCGAGGTAGGTGTGCGCCACGCTGACGACGCTTTTCGCGCCCGGCACCAGCTCACGCGGGTCGATTCTCTTGTCAAAGTTCTGGTCCATCCACGGCATCGCGCCGGCCTCGCCGCCGTGACGGCCGGCATCCAACCACGCCTCCAGGCGCCTAGCTTCGGCATCTAGGCGCTCGGCTCGCGCGATCCCCACCAGATCGAAGCCCAAACGGAGCGCTTGAGCTTTGACTTCACGGGAAAGGCAGGAACGGACGCCAGAGGCTGTCATAAGCTTTTCGTTCGGGTTCAGACGGAGACGAAGGCCTGGAAGCGCTTTTGAGTACCGATTGTTCACGTTGCCAGTTAGGATCTCCGCCGTACACTAGCTAAGGCATCCTGAAAGGACTGCACCGTTTGCCGGACTTGGGTTTAAGATGACCCCGTTCGCGGCCGAAACCCGTATATCTGAAGAGACCGCTCTCGCCCCCCCGTCCATGCCCCGCCTTTTCTTCGCCTTCGCCCTCGCTTTCCTGTTCGCAGGATCGGCCGTGGCTCAGTCCGTTCCGGATTGGGCGTCGTCCTCCACCTCTACCTCTGAGGCGTCGGAAGACAACTTCGGCCCTGGCCCTCCGCCTCCGCCTCCGCCACCACCGAACGTGCCCCTTGACGGCGGCCTCGGTCTTCTGGCTCTCGCAGGCGCGGGATACGCGGCGCGTCGCCTTCGCCAGCGCGACACGGAGTAGCTCTCTGGAAATTCAGACTGTTCGGCCCGTTCCCCTCTGGGAGCGGGCCGAAGCTGTATAGGGCCGGCTCGCCGCTGACCTCTGGCGCCAGAGGCCCTATCATGGCGCCCTCCCTCTGCACCCGGTTTTATGCCTCTCGTCGTCGACTTCGACACGCTTCCCGAGCTGTTCGACAACGTCACCGCGCGCTACGCGGGCTCGGATCACGCCGCTCTCCGCTACAAGGACAAAGCGTCCAAGGAGTGGACCGACATCACGCACGACGCGCTCGCGGAGCAGGTCCGGGCCTTCGCGGGCTTCCTCCACGCCAGAGGCGTCCGCAAGGGGGACCGCGTCGCGTTGCTCTCGGAGAACCGGCCGGAGTGGGCCGTGACCGACCTCGCCGTGCAGTCGCTCGGCGCCGTGACGGTCGCCCTGTACACCACGGTCCCGGCCAGTCAGGTCGCCTACATCCTGGAAGACAGCGGGGCGAAGGTGCTCGTGGTCTCTACCGGCTTGCAGCTCCGCAAGGCCGACAAAGCGCACCAGGAGTCGGCGAGCCTGGAAGTCGTGGTGAGCATGGCGGAGCCGCGCAAGGTGCGCGAGGCGCTGCCTCTGGCGACGTGGGAGACCGCGATGGAGGAAGGCCGTGCCCACCTCGACGCCTCTGGCGAGGAGATCGCCGAGATGGGTCGGAGCGTGACGCCAGAGAACCTGGCCGTCCTCATCTACACCTCGGGCACGACGGGCAACCCGAAGGGCGTGGAGCTCACGCACGAAAACCTCTGCTCCAACGCGAAGGCTGCGCACGGCGCGCTGGACATCTACGAGGACGACATCCACCTCTCGTTTCTCCCGCTCAGCCACGCCTTTGAGCGGACGTGCGGCTACACCGCCATGCTGGGCGGCGGCACGACGATCGCGTACGCCGAGAGCATCGACAGCGTCTCGAAAAACCTCCCCGAGGTGCAGCCGACGATCCTGATCTCGGTCCCGCGCGTGTTTGAAAAGATCTACGCCACCATCCAGAAGTCGGTCAGCGATGGCAGCCTTCTCAAGCGCGGCATCTTCGCGTGGGCCGTCGATACGGGGAAAGCGGTCGCGGATCGCCAGAGGCGGGGGAAATCGCCGGGTGTCCTCCTGGGGCCGCAATACGCGCTCGCGCAAAAGCTGGTGTTCTCCGCCCTGCACCAGAAGCTGGGCGGGCGTGTCCGCTATGCCGTCAGCGGCGGCGCGGCGCTCCCGCGCGAGATCGGGGAATTTTTCGAGGCCGCCGGCCTCTCGCTCGTCGAGGGCTACGGACTGACCGAGACCTCGCCCATCCTAGCGGCCAACCCCGTTGAGGCGCCCATCTACGGAACAGTCGGGCACGTCTTCCCGGGCGTCACCGTCGCCATTCGGGACCTGCAGACGGGCCACATCATCGGGCAGCTTACCGGGACCGAGGGCGACACGCCCGACCTCACGACCGGCGCGGGCGAGATCCTTGCCAAAGGACCCAACGTGATGCGCGGCTACTGGAAGCGTCCAGACGAGACGGCCGAGGTGTTCGACGACGAGGGCTGGTTCAAGACCGGCGACGTGGGCCGCTTCGAAGGCGGCTACCTCCGGATCACGGACCGGATCAAGCACATGATCGTCTCGCGCGGCGGCAAGAACATCTACCCCGGCCCCATTGAGGAGCACTTCGCGACGAACCCGCTCGTGGAGCAGATCCTCGTGATCGGCGAAGGCCGGTCGTACCTCACGGCGCTCGTCGTACCGGCCGAGGAGCCTCTGGCGACGGAGCTCAAGGCGCGCGGCGCCAGCGGCGAGGAGGCCACGCGCG carries:
- a CDS encoding PID-CTERM protein-sorting domain-containing protein encodes the protein MPRLFFAFALAFLFAGSAVAQSVPDWASSSTSTSEASEDNFGPGPPPPPPPPPNVPLDGGLGLLALAGAGYAARRLRQRDTE
- a CDS encoding AMP-dependent synthetase/ligase, whose translation is MPLVVDFDTLPELFDNVTARYAGSDHAALRYKDKASKEWTDITHDALAEQVRAFAGFLHARGVRKGDRVALLSENRPEWAVTDLAVQSLGAVTVALYTTVPASQVAYILEDSGAKVLVVSTGLQLRKADKAHQESASLEVVVSMAEPRKVREALPLATWETAMEEGRAHLDASGEEIAEMGRSVTPENLAVLIYTSGTTGNPKGVELTHENLCSNAKAAHGALDIYEDDIHLSFLPLSHAFERTCGYTAMLGGGTTIAYAESIDSVSKNLPEVQPTILISVPRVFEKIYATIQKSVSDGSLLKRGIFAWAVDTGKAVADRQRRGKSPGVLLGPQYALAQKLVFSALHQKLGGRVRYAVSGGAALPREIGEFFEAAGLSLVEGYGLTETSPILAANPVEAPIYGTVGHVFPGVTVAIRDLQTGHIIGQLTGTEGDTPDLTTGAGEILAKGPNVMRGYWKRPDETAEVFDDEGWFKTGDVGRFEGGYLRITDRIKHMIVSRGGKNIYPGPIEEHFATNPLVEQILVIGEGRSYLTALVVPAEEPLATELKARGASGEEATREIYDGIFREYSKGAASHEKIRDFRFVDEEFSVENELLTPTMKPKRKAIEVRHAALVEEMYGDD
- the queG gene encoding tRNA epoxyqueuosine(34) reductase QueG, with protein sequence MTASGVRSCLSREVKAQALRLGFDLVGIARAERLDAEARRLEAWLDAGRHGGEAGAMPWMDQNFDKRIDPRELVPGAKSVVSVAHTYLAHAPEPLADADALARGVGKVSRYAWGDDYHDVLKEKLAELFDWLDTASGGAGGRAFVDSAPVMDKAWAQRAGIGWIGKNTNLLTRSHGSFVFLGELIVDVDLEPDDPFAADHCGSCTRCLDACPTDALDQPYQIDATRCISYHTIEQRGAAWPPQAQELAKEFGPWIFGCDICQDVCPWNKFARETRDARFQARPEVAETPLATWQEMDLEAFRQRLRKSPLKRTTPEGMARNAANAEANARRWREQNG